A segment of the Camelus ferus isolate YT-003-E chromosome 27, BCGSAC_Cfer_1.0, whole genome shotgun sequence genome:
AATGAGCTGAGAGCTTCCCATTCTGGGTCCCACAAGCAGACACGGCGGAGGTGAGCACCTGTGTGCTCCGCTGAGGGGGGCTGGGGCGCGTCTGCCTTTGCTTatcactgtgtccccagcactaAGCCAGCACCTGGCAGGCAGAAGGCATTTGACAGTCACTTGTTGAGTGGGTAAAACTGCTCTCCACCTGCCTGATTTCTCATCCTCATGGAACATACTTTGTTCAACTACCAGTTTCAAAAGCATTGTTGAGAACCTATTTGGTAAACGGTGCCATGAGAATGAAAGATAAGAAGGAAAGATAAGTTATTACAGATGTTGTAAATGGATGGAAAACCAAAACACAACCTGTATTTGGGGAGAGGAACAGTCTCCTGCAGGCTAGATTGGCCAGTGAGGGCTTCAGGAAGGAGGGTAAGTGCAGGCGCGCACTAAGGAATGTGGGGGACTTAAGGAGGTGGAAAGGAGGGGGGCCGGGCATTCCAGGCGAGGGAGTGCTGGGCTATAGGGAGATGCGGGCTGGAGGGCTCGGTGCACTGGGAGGGGCGGGCGCCAAGAGCGAGTCTGGGGGACCCACAGCGACCTGAGTTTCTTGCAGCCCAGAAACAGCACTTCGCTGCCCTCCCTCACCATCCTTCAGGCCCCCTAAAACCCGTGGGTTCTGACCAATCGTTTTTGAGGCAAGCGCCCCATTGAGTCTCCCCGTCTTTCCTCAGTTCTTGGCTGTACCAGctgaggaaacaaaaggaaaactgcttttgatttctgtttgtgTAACTGTACTTTTTTTCcaactccaatttttttttttttgcacacccAGAGTCACGCTGAAAAGGTGGCATTTAATGGTCACTTTGTTTGTGCCTTCGTAAACCCGTCTTGTGGGTAAAGAGCCTCCTGTCCCCTGGCAGCTCTGCACTGGGGCTTCCAGTGCAAAGCCACGCTCACCAACGGTGTCAGGATTACCTTGTTATCTTTGGCCTCGATCTGCTTGGCGGACTCCTGTATTCTGCTCTGCAGCTCTGTGATGGTTGTTAAGGACTTGTCGCACCGCTCCTGCTGGTCCTTGATTTCTTGCTCGATGCTGAAATGGAGCAACTCCTTGTCACTCTTTGCAGACCGTTCCTTCTTTTTGGCACGCAGAGCCTCCTCACATGCCTCCTCGTACCTCCGATTCAGGTTGGCCAGTTTCTCATTTAAGCTGGAAACCTGCGTCTCCAAATCACTTTTCGTTGCTTTGTATTTAGACAGATCAACCACCTCTCTCGTCTCCAGTGTTCTCAGTGCTCGCTTAGTGCTCTGAATCTCAGCCTGGAGTTTGGAGACCTCTTCAGTTTTGTTCcggctttcttcttccttctccctcaagcTGGCTTTGATGACCCCAGCTTCCTTCTCAAATGCCTCCTTCATCTGCAGGTGCTCTGCCAGGGGCACAGAGGCATTCTTTTGATTCTCCAGCATCTGCTGCAGCTGGGCGACTGCCTGCTGCTCCGTCTCGTAGCACCTCTGCTTAGCCCTCAGCTCCTCCCGGAGCGCCTCGATGGTGCCGTTAAGAGATTTCTTCAGGGCCTCAACCTGTTCCAGCGGGACGTGCTGTTTCTGCAGACGAGTTTGTGCAGCGAGGATCTCCGAAGTCTGCTTGGCGTTCTCCTCCGCCAGCTTCTCCTTCTCGCTCTTTGCCTCTGTGTACTTCTGCAGCAGGTCGCTCACCTGCCTGTTCAGCTCCTCTGTTCGCCTGCTCAGCACCCTCTCCGCCTGCTGGGCCTTCTCGGCGGCAGCGCTCCTATCCCGCACGTCCTTCTGCAAAGCGCGGAGCTCGGTCTTCAGCTGCTCGTTCTCCCGCTTGCGCTGCGTGGCCTCTGCCTCGCTGGCGTTCCACTTCTGCGTCTGCGCCGACAGCTGttcttttagttctttctctGTGGCTTTGAACTTTCTCTCACACTCTTCAAGGCTGGTGATTGGGGTGTATTTCAGCTTAATGCACTCCTGGATGGTGTCGAGCTCCCGTCTCTGGGCCGCAATCTCGGCGTGCAGCGTGGCGATCTCCTCCTGGCCCCGCTGGTAGCTGGCCAGCGCTTCGGCGCCGCGGTCCTGCGCCTTCTGCATGCTCTTCCTCATGGCGCTCATCTGTTCCTCGTGCTCCTTCAGGCTGATGTACTCCGCTTTTATTTGGTTCTGAGTGTTCTCcaggtttctttttaattctttgttctcctcttttattttcacaaatcCCTGATTTATATCTTCACATTTCTTCTTTGCGTCTGCTAATTCTCGGTTGGTTTTGTCCAACGTGCTAGTCAGCGCGGTTTTAACCTCTTCATGGGTTTCCACTGGCACGTGCTGACGGCTCACGGTCTGTTTCAAGTTAGTGTTCTCGGAAATGagcaaatgtattttctctttgtcttcaccacattttttattaagttcaGACAGCTGTTTCTTAAGTTCAACAATAGTGGATTTCAGAGCCACGATCTCTTTTTCGTGTTTCTCAGGAGGCACAAACACAGTTTCCAGGCGGCTAACATTCTTACTTAAACTGGCGTTTTCCATCAGCAGTTTCTCCATTTCCAActtcttttctgtgtatttctgtgtcACATCTGAAAGCTTTTTATTCAAATCACCAACAAGTGCATCATGTGACTTTTTCATCTCTTCACTTACTTTCAAAGGAACGTAATGATCTTTCACTTCCGCTGTCAGGCTGTGCACCTGCTGGGTGAGGAGCTTATTATCCAGACAAAGCTTTTCGATTTCCTTCTGTAACGTCTGATTTTTCGATGTTAACTCAGTGACCTTCTTCCCAAGTTCTGCTGACTTCGGCTCCAGCCTGCTCCTAAGCGGCCCATGCTCCTCGGCCTGGACGTGCTGGGCCAGTCTGGCCCGTAAGCTCTCAAGCTCTCTCTTTAACTGTCGGATTTCGCTGAGTGATCTTTCGTACTCTCTTTCCACCTCCGCTAGTTTTTTCGCCTTCTCGCTCACTTCACTCGACAACAGGCTCTTCATGCTTTCAAACTTCTCGGCAGGGATGGCCAGGGCCAGCTGGGCCGACAGCTCCCTGAGCCGGCCCTCCAGCTCAGCAGCCTCCCTCCCGCGCTGCTCCCGCTCTGCGTGGCACCTGctcacctcctcctgcagccGCCTGCTCTCGCCCGCCAGCCTGCCTTCGTCCCTCCTAAAGCCCTCGACGAGCGCCTCACTCTGTCTGACCTGCTCTCTCAATCTGCCCACCTCTGCAGTCGCGCCTTCGTATTTCGCTTTCATGTCCTTCAGCTGGTCCTTCAGCTCCTCCGTGAGCCTATGGTTCCCGGCCGCTGCTTCACTTGTGAGGTGCTCCTTCAGGGCAAGAAAATGCGTCTGCATTTGCTTCACTTTGCCTTCCGACTCATACATTCTCCTCTGCACGTCTTTCAAGGCGTCTTCCAGCTGCTTTATCTGCTCATCTGAATCCTCCTTGACCCTCTCACACTCCAGCGCCAAGGCTTTGCACTCCGCCACCTTGTGAGCCAGTTCGTTTTGAAGCTTGAGTCGGTCCTGTTTGGCTGAATCACAGAAAGTTCTCATTGCttccaactctttttttaaaatttcactttccgAGTATGAGGTTTGATTGGGCAAGGAGAGCTCCAGGGGTCTTAACATAGACCTGCTCTGCATGTGGACTGGCACGCCTGGGGAGGcacactgcaaaaaaaaaaacagtaaaacattAGCCCCCGAAGCCTGAAGAAGACGCTTACCTACCAACCTCCTCAGGTCAGCAGCCACAGGGCGCTCAGACTAGTCTACCAGAAAGACACAGCACTGGTCTCTGAGGTGAGGAAGCAGCTCTGGGTGCGACTTCTTTAGTCAGCTCTCAAGCAGGGACATTTGAAAGCCTGCTCCCTTTAGTGTACTTCTGGAAGAACGAAGAAGGAAAATGGTCGTGGGCTCTGAGGAggatttcctctttcctttcccattcGTAGTACCTGTCCACACATGAATGGCGCCTTTATCAAAACACATTTACCACTTCCATGCTTCACGGCACATACTGTGCTTAGAACTTCAAATTCTGAAGAAAGTCATCAGAATCCTTGAGTAAAAACAAGGGTTTTGCAATTTTAAATCTACGAAAAATTTCATAGAATGATACATTATTTCCTAACAACATACATTGACTTCTGAGGACCCTCTTTGTTAACTCCAGTGTAAtgttatttaaattacaaaaatagcaCCAAAATAAAGTTAGCTAGTATAACAATCATCAAGAGAACGTTAATCAACTCACAAAGTAGAACCACGTCGTCTTCTCTCacacaaaaggataaattagAATTTCGCATACATCTTACTACAAAATTTGATTGACATCGCGTTCCCTCTACTAAATGCTGACAAAAGAAGTATCATTTAACTTCTCATTGAAAGGGTTAATAAACATTAGAACATACAGCATCAAAGATTAAATTTAACTGTTTCTATTTTTCCCCATACACCTGTTACAGTAAGCgctcttttctttaaaagtagtAATTCGTTGGGGAAAGCCCTGTGCTACGGGTGCCTCCCACGACGTTAACAGGCAGGCCTCCCCGTTGTCAGGTACCTCCACACGCCCTCCCAGGGGTCAAGAAGGTAAGTAACAGCACAGGTACTTCTCAGCCTCAGTCCGCTTCTGATTATCTTTCAACTTACCGACTATCTTT
Coding sequences within it:
- the UACA gene encoding uveal autoantigen with coiled-coil domains and ankyrin repeats isoform X11 yields the protein MMSCWLSCAPRNRQAADWNKYDDRLMKAAERGDVEKVSSILAKKGVSPGKLDVEGRSAFHVVASKGNLECLNAILIHGVDITTSDTAGRNALHLAAKYGHALCLQKLLQYNCPTERVDLQGRTALHDAAMADCPSSIQLLCDHGASVHAKDVDGRTPLVLATQMCRPTICQLLIDRGADVNSRDKQNRTALMLGCEYGCKDAVEVLLKNGADVTLLDALGHDSSYYARIGDNLDILTLLKTASENTSRGRELWKKGPSLQQRNLTQMVDEVNVRSNQREHQNLQDLETENEDLKERLRKIQQEQRILLDKVNGLQLQLNEEVMVADDLESEKEKLKSLLTAKEKQHEESLRTIEALRSRFKHFECASPGVPVHMQSRSMLRPLELSLPNQTSYSESEILKKELEAMRTFCDSAKQDRLKLQNELAHKVAECKALALECERVKEDSDEQIKQLEDALKDVQRRMYESEGKVKQMQTHFLALKEHLTSEAAAGNHRLTEELKDQLKDMKAKYEGATAEVGRLREQVRQSEALVEGFRRDEGRLAGESRRLQEEVSRCHAEREQRGREAAELEGRLRELSAQLALAIPAEKFESMKSLLSSEVSEKAKKLAEVEREYERSLSEIRQLKRELESLRARLAQHVQAEEHGPLRSRLEPKSAELGKKVTELTSKNQTLQKEIEKLCLDNKLLTQQVHSLTAEVKDHYVPLKVSEEMKKSHDALVGDLNKKLSDVTQKYTEKKLEMEKLLMENASLSKNVSRLETVFVPPEKHEKEIVALKSTIVELKKQLSELNKKCGEDKEKIHLLISENTNLKQTVSRQHVPVETHEEVKTALTSTLDKTNRELADAKKKCEDINQGFVKIKEENKELKRNLENTQNQIKAEYISLKEHEEQMSAMRKSMQKAQDRGAEALASYQRGQEEIATLHAEIAAQRRELDTIQECIKLKYTPITSLEECERKFKATEKELKEQLSAQTQKWNASEAEATQRKRENEQLKTELRALQKDVRDRSAAAEKAQQAERVLSRRTEELNRQVSDLLQKYTEAKSEKEKLAEENAKQTSEILAAQTRLQKQHVPLEQVEALKKSLNGTIEALREELRAKQRCYETEQQAVAQLQQMLENQKNASVPLAEHLQMKEAFEKEAGVIKASLREKEEESRNKTEEVSKLQAEIQSTKRALRTLETREVVDLSKYKATKSDLETQVSSLNEKLANLNRRYEEACEEALRAKKKERSAKSDKELLHFSIEQEIKDQQERCDKSLTTITELQSRIQESAKQIEAKDNKITELLNDVERLKQALGGLPQLTCADGSPSKRQSQLVDSLQHQVKCLQQQLADAARQHQEVVAIYRTHLLSAAQGHMDEDVQAALLQIIQMRQGLVC
- the UACA gene encoding uveal autoantigen with coiled-coil domains and ankyrin repeats isoform X13 — translated: MVDEVNVRSNQREHQNLQDLETENEDLKERLRKIQQEQRILLDKVNGLQLQLNEEVMVADDLESEKEKLKSLLTAKEKQHEESLRTIEALRSRFKHFESDHLGSGSHFSSRKEDMLLKQGQMYMTDSQCASPGVPVHMQSRSMLRPLELSLPNQTSYSESEILKKELEAMRTFCDSAKQDRLKLQNELAHKVAECKALALECERVKEDSDEQIKQLEDALKDVQRRMYESEGKVKQMQTHFLALKEHLTSEAAAGNHRLTEELKDQLKDMKAKYEGATAEVGRLREQVRQSEALVEGFRRDEGRLAGESRRLQEEVSRCHAEREQRGREAAELEGRLRELSAQLALAIPAEKFESMKSLLSSEVSEKAKKLAEVEREYERSLSEIRQLKRELESLRARLAQHVQAEEHGPLRSRLEPKSAELGKKVTELTSKNQTLQKEIEKLCLDNKLLTQQVHSLTAEVKDHYVPLKVSEEMKKSHDALVGDLNKKLSDVTQKYTEKKLEMEKLLMENASLSKNVSRLETVFVPPEKHEKEIVALKSTIVELKKQLSELNKKCGEDKEKIHLLISENTNLKQTVSRQHVPVETHEEVKTALTSTLDKTNRELADAKKKCEDINQGFVKIKEENKELKRNLENTQNQIKAEYISLKEHEEQMSAMRKSMQKAQDRGAEALASYQRGQEEIATLHAEIAAQRRELDTIQECIKLKYTPITSLEECERKFKATEKELKEQLSAQTQKWNASEAEATQRKRENEQLKTELRALQKDVRDRSAAAEKAQQAERVLSRRTEELNRQVSDLLQKYTEAKSEKEKLAEENAKQTSEILAAQTRLQKQHVPLEQVEALKKSLNGTIEALREELRAKQRCYETEQQAVAQLQQMLENQKNASVPLAEHLQMKEAFEKEAGVIKASLREKEEESRNKTEEVSKLQAEIQSTKRALRTLETREVVDLSKYKATKSDLETQVSSLNEKLANLNRRYEEACEEALRAKKKERSAKSDKELLHFSIEQEIKDQQERCDKSLTTITELQSRIQESAKQIEAKDNKPLVGRVPRLPALRAPCQVAGVSSQVLASDLKLVGPSSHPDLRITELLNDVERLKQALGGLPQLTCADGSPSKRQSQLVDSLQHQVKCLQQQLADAARQHQEVVAIYRTHLLSAAQGHMDEDVQAALLQIIQMRQGLVC
- the UACA gene encoding uveal autoantigen with coiled-coil domains and ankyrin repeats isoform X9, with amino-acid sequence MKSLKSRLRRQDAPGPAPPGAAAAAAASAQAADWNKYDDRLMKAAERGDVEKVSSILAKKGVSPGKLDVEGRSAFHVVASKGNLECLNAILIHGVDITTSDTAGDVYACRSAIRSHSVWSRTFCARHLCRCSELTFWIIWEERSPPGCKVRARVVSAETSAAMADCPSSIQLLCDHGASVHAKDVDGRTPLVLATQMCRPTICQLLIDRGADVNSRDKQNRTALMLGCEYGCKDAVEVLLKNGADVTLLDALGHDSSYYARIGDNLDILTLLKTASENTSRGRELWKKGPSLQQRNLTQMVDEVNVRSNQREHQNLQDLETENEDLKERLRKIQQEQRILLDKVNGLQLQLNEEVMVADDLESEKEKLKSLLTAKEKQHEESLRTIEALRSRFKHFESDHLGSGSHFSSRKEDMLLKQGQMYMTDSQCASPGVPVHMQSRSMLRPLELSLPNQTSYSESEILKKELEAMRTFCDSAKQDRLKLQNELAHKVAECKALALECERVKEDSDEQIKQLEDALKDVQRRMYESEGKVKQMQTHFLALKEHLTSEAAAGNHRLTEELKDQLKDMKAKYEGATAEVGRLREQVRQSEALVEGFRRDEGRLAGESRRLQEEVSRCHAEREQRGREAAELEGRLRELSAQLALAIPAEKFESMKSLLSSEVSEKAKKLAEVEREYERSLSEIRQLKRELESLRARLAQHVQAEEHGPLRSRLEPKSAELGKKVTELTSKNQTLQKEIEKLCLDNKLLTQQVHSLTAEVKDHYVPLKVSEEMKKSHDALVGDLNKKLSDVTQKYTEKKLEMEKLLMENASLSKNVSRLETVFVPPEKHEKEIVALKSTIVELKKQLSELNKKCGEDKEKIHLLISENTNLKQTVSRQHVPVETHEEVKTALTSTLDKTNRELADAKKKCEDINQGFVKIKEENKELKRNLENTQNQIKAEYISLKEHEEQMSAMRKSMQKAQDRGAEALASYQRGQEEIATLHAEIAAQRRELDTIQECIKLKYTPITSLEECERKFKATEKELKEQLSAQTQKWNASEAEATQRKRENEQLKTELRALQKDVRDRSAAAEKAQQAERVLSRRTEELNRQVSDLLQKYTEAKSEKEKLAEENAKQTSEILAAQTRLQKQHVPLEQVEALKKSLNGTIEALREELRAKQRCYETEQQAVAQLQQMLENQKNASVPLAEHLQMKEAFEKEAGVIKASLREKEEESRNKTEEVSKLQAEIQSTKRALRTLETREVVDLSKYKATKSDLETQVSSLNEKLANLNRRYEEACEEALRAKKKERSAKSDKELLHFSIEQEIKDQQERCDKSLTTITELQSRIQESAKQIEAKDNKITELLNDVERLKQALGGLPQLTCADGSPSKRQSQLVDSLQHQVKCLQQQLADAARQHQEVVAIYRTHLLSAAQGHMDEDVQAALLQIIQMRQGLVC
- the UACA gene encoding uveal autoantigen with coiled-coil domains and ankyrin repeats isoform X10; protein product: MMSCWLSCAPRNRQAADWNKYDDRLMKAAERGDVEKVSSILAKKGVSPGKLDVEGRSAFHVVASKGNLECLNAILIHGVDITTSDTAGRNALHLAAKYGHALCLQKLLQYNCPTERVDLQGRTALHDAAMADCPSSIQLLCDHGASVHAKDVDGRTPLVLATQMCRPTICQLLIDRGADVNSRDKQNRTALMLGCEYGCKDAVEVLLKNGADVTLLDALGHDSSYYARIGDNLDILTLLKTASENTSRGRELWKKGPSLQQRNLTQMVDEVNVRSNQREHQNLQDLETENEDLKERLRKIQQEQRILLDKVNGLQLQLNEEVMVADDLESEKEKLKSLLTAKEKQHEESLRTIEALRSRFKHFESDHLGSGSHFSSRKEDMLLKQGQMYMTDSQCASPGVPVHMQSRSMLRPLELSLPNQTSYSESEILKKELEAMRTFCDSAKQDRLKLQNELAHKVAECKALALECERVKEDSDEQIKQLEDALKDVQRRMYESEGKVKQMQTHFLALKEHLTSEAAAGNHRLTEELKDQLKDMKAKYEGATAEVGRLREQVRQSEALVEGFRRDEGRLAGESRRLQEEVSRCHAEREQRGREAAELEGRLRELSAQLALAIPAEKFESMKSLLSSEVSEKAKKLAEVEREYERSLSEIRQLKRELESLRARLAQHVQAEEHGPLRSRLEPKSAELGKKVTELTSKNQTLQKEIEKLCLDNKLLTQQVHSLTAEVKDHYVPLKVSEEMKKSHDALVGDLNKKLSDVTQKYTEKKLEMEKLLMENASLSKNVSRLETVFVPPEKHEKEIVALKSTIVELKKQLSELNKKCGEDKEKIHLLISENTNLKQTVSRQHVPVETHEEVKTALTSTLDKTNRELADAKKKCEDINQGFVKIKEENKELKRNLENTQNQIKAEYISLKEHEEQMSAMRKSMQKAQDRGAEALASYQRGQEEIATLHAEIAAQRRELDTIQECIKLKYTPITSLEECERKFKATEKELKEQLSAQTQKWNASEAEATQRKRENEQLKTELRALQKDVRDRSAAAEKAQQAERVLSRRTEELNRQVSDLLQKYTEAKSEKEKLAEENAKQTSEILAAQTRLQKQHVPLEQVEALKKSLNGTIEALREELRAKQRCYETEQQAVAQLQQMLENQKNASVPLAEHLQMKEAFEKEAGVIKASLREKEEESRNKTEEVSKLQAEIQSTKRALRTLETREVVDLSKYKATKSDLETQVSSLNEKLANLNRRYEEACEEALRAKKKERSAKSDKELLHFSIEQEIKDQQERCDKSLTTITELQSRIQESAKQIEAKDNKITELLNDVERLKQALGGLPQLTCADGSPSKRQSQLVDSLQHQVKCLQQQLADAARQHQEVVAIYRTHLLSAAQGHMDEDVQAALLQIIQMRQGLVC
- the UACA gene encoding uveal autoantigen with coiled-coil domains and ankyrin repeats isoform X2 — its product is MKSLKSRLRRQDAPGPAPPGAAAAAAASAAADWNKYDDRLMKAAERGDVEKVSSILAKKGVSPGKLDVEGRSAFHVVASKGNLECLNAILIHGVDITTSDTAGDVYACRSAIRSHSVWSRTFCARHLCRCSELTFWIIWEERSPPGCKVRARVVSAETSAAMADCPSSIQLLCDHGASVHAKDVDGRTPLVLATQMCRPTICQLLIDRGADVNSRDKQNRTALMLGCEYGCKDAVEVLLKNGADVTLLDALGHDSSYYARIGDNLDILTLLKTASENTSRGRELWKKGPSLQQRNLTQMVDEVNVRSNQREHQNLQDLETENEDLKERLRKIQQEQRILLDKVNGLQLQLNEEVMVADDLESEKEKLKSLLTAKEKQHEESLRTIEALRSRFKHFESDHLGSGSHFSSRKEDMLLKQGQMYMTDSQCASPGVPVHMQSRSMLRPLELSLPNQTSYSESEILKKELEAMRTFCDSAKQDRLKLQNELAHKVAECKALALECERVKEDSDEQIKQLEDALKDVQRRMYESEGKVKQMQTHFLALKEHLTSEAAAGNHRLTEELKDQLKDMKAKYEGATAEVGRLREQVRQSEALVEGFRRDEGRLAGESRRLQEEVSRCHAEREQRGREAAELEGRLRELSAQLALAIPAEKFESMKSLLSSEVSEKAKKLAEVEREYERSLSEIRQLKRELESLRARLAQHVQAEEHGPLRSRLEPKSAELGKKVTELTSKNQTLQKEIEKLCLDNKLLTQQVHSLTAEVKDHYVPLKVSEEMKKSHDALVGDLNKKLSDVTQKYTEKKLEMEKLLMENASLSKNVSRLETVFVPPEKHEKEIVALKSTIVELKKQLSELNKKCGEDKEKIHLLISENTNLKQTVSRQHVPVETHEEVKTALTSTLDKTNRELADAKKKCEDINQGFVKIKEENKELKRNLENTQNQIKAEYISLKEHEEQMSAMRKSMQKAQDRGAEALASYQRGQEEIATLHAEIAAQRRELDTIQECIKLKYTPITSLEECERKFKATEKELKEQLSAQTQKWNASEAEATQRKRENEQLKTELRALQKDVRDRSAAAEKAQQAERVLSRRTEELNRQVSDLLQKYTEAKSEKEKLAEENAKQTSEILAAQTRLQKQHVPLEQVEALKKSLNGTIEALREELRAKQRCYETEQQAVAQLQQMLENQKNASVPLAEHLQMKEAFEKEAGVIKASLREKEEESRNKTEEVSKLQAEIQSTKRALRTLETREVVDLSKYKATKSDLETQVSSLNEKLANLNRRYEEACEEALRAKKKERSAKSDKELLHFSIEQEIKDQQERCDKSLTTITELQSRIQESAKQIEAKDNKPLVGRVPRLPALRAPCQVAGVSSQVLASDLKLVGPSSHPDLRITELLNDVERLKQALGGLPQLTCADGSPSKRQSQLVDSLQHQVKCLQQQLADAARQHQEVVAIYRTHLLSAAQGHMDEDVQAALLQIIQMRQGLVC
- the UACA gene encoding uveal autoantigen with coiled-coil domains and ankyrin repeats isoform X6 gives rise to the protein MKSLKSRLRRQDAPGPAPPGAAAAAAASAQAADWNKYDDRLMKAAERGDVEKVSSILAKKGVSPGKLDVEGRSAFHVVASKGNLECLNAILIHGVDITTSDTAGDVYACRSAIRSHSVWSRTFCARHLCRCSELTFWIIWEERSPPGCKVRARVVSAETSAAMADCPSSIQLLCDHGASVHAKDVDGRTPLVLATQMCRPTICQLLIDRGADVNSRDKQNRTALMLGCEYGCKDAVEVLLKNGADVTLLDALGHDSSYYARIGDNLDILTLLKTASENTSRGRELWKKGPSLQQRNLTQMVDEVNVRSNQREHQNLQDLETENEDLKERLRKIQQEQRILLDKVNGLQLQLNEEVMVADDLESEKEKLKSLLTAKEKQHEESLRTIEALRSRFKHFECASPGVPVHMQSRSMLRPLELSLPNQTSYSESEILKKELEAMRTFCDSAKQDRLKLQNELAHKVAECKALALECERVKEDSDEQIKQLEDALKDVQRRMYESEGKVKQMQTHFLALKEHLTSEAAAGNHRLTEELKDQLKDMKAKYEGATAEVGRLREQVRQSEALVEGFRRDEGRLAGESRRLQEEVSRCHAEREQRGREAAELEGRLRELSAQLALAIPAEKFESMKSLLSSEVSEKAKKLAEVEREYERSLSEIRQLKRELESLRARLAQHVQAEEHGPLRSRLEPKSAELGKKVTELTSKNQTLQKEIEKLCLDNKLLTQQVHSLTAEVKDHYVPLKVSEEMKKSHDALVGDLNKKLSDVTQKYTEKKLEMEKLLMENASLSKNVSRLETVFVPPEKHEKEIVALKSTIVELKKQLSELNKKCGEDKEKIHLLISENTNLKQTVSRQHVPVETHEEVKTALTSTLDKTNRELADAKKKCEDINQGFVKIKEENKELKRNLENTQNQIKAEYISLKEHEEQMSAMRKSMQKAQDRGAEALASYQRGQEEIATLHAEIAAQRRELDTIQECIKLKYTPITSLEECERKFKATEKELKEQLSAQTQKWNASEAEATQRKRENEQLKTELRALQKDVRDRSAAAEKAQQAERVLSRRTEELNRQVSDLLQKYTEAKSEKEKLAEENAKQTSEILAAQTRLQKQHVPLEQVEALKKSLNGTIEALREELRAKQRCYETEQQAVAQLQQMLENQKNASVPLAEHLQMKEAFEKEAGVIKASLREKEEESRNKTEEVSKLQAEIQSTKRALRTLETREVVDLSKYKATKSDLETQVSSLNEKLANLNRRYEEACEEALRAKKKERSAKSDKELLHFSIEQEIKDQQERCDKSLTTITELQSRIQESAKQIEAKDNKPLVGRVPRLPALRAPCQVAGVSSQVLASDLKLVGPSSHPDLRITELLNDVERLKQALGGLPQLTCADGSPSKRQSQLVDSLQHQVKCLQQQLADAARQHQEVVAIYRTHLLSAAQGHMDEDVQAALLQIIQMRQGLVC
- the UACA gene encoding uveal autoantigen with coiled-coil domains and ankyrin repeats isoform X1 — translated: MKSLKSRLRRQDAPGPAPPGAAAAAAASAQAADWNKYDDRLMKAAERGDVEKVSSILAKKGVSPGKLDVEGRSAFHVVASKGNLECLNAILIHGVDITTSDTAGDVYACRSAIRSHSVWSRTFCARHLCRCSELTFWIIWEERSPPGCKVRARVVSAETSAAMADCPSSIQLLCDHGASVHAKDVDGRTPLVLATQMCRPTICQLLIDRGADVNSRDKQNRTALMLGCEYGCKDAVEVLLKNGADVTLLDALGHDSSYYARIGDNLDILTLLKTASENTSRGRELWKKGPSLQQRNLTQMVDEVNVRSNQREHQNLQDLETENEDLKERLRKIQQEQRILLDKVNGLQLQLNEEVMVADDLESEKEKLKSLLTAKEKQHEESLRTIEALRSRFKHFESDHLGSGSHFSSRKEDMLLKQGQMYMTDSQCASPGVPVHMQSRSMLRPLELSLPNQTSYSESEILKKELEAMRTFCDSAKQDRLKLQNELAHKVAECKALALECERVKEDSDEQIKQLEDALKDVQRRMYESEGKVKQMQTHFLALKEHLTSEAAAGNHRLTEELKDQLKDMKAKYEGATAEVGRLREQVRQSEALVEGFRRDEGRLAGESRRLQEEVSRCHAEREQRGREAAELEGRLRELSAQLALAIPAEKFESMKSLLSSEVSEKAKKLAEVEREYERSLSEIRQLKRELESLRARLAQHVQAEEHGPLRSRLEPKSAELGKKVTELTSKNQTLQKEIEKLCLDNKLLTQQVHSLTAEVKDHYVPLKVSEEMKKSHDALVGDLNKKLSDVTQKYTEKKLEMEKLLMENASLSKNVSRLETVFVPPEKHEKEIVALKSTIVELKKQLSELNKKCGEDKEKIHLLISENTNLKQTVSRQHVPVETHEEVKTALTSTLDKTNRELADAKKKCEDINQGFVKIKEENKELKRNLENTQNQIKAEYISLKEHEEQMSAMRKSMQKAQDRGAEALASYQRGQEEIATLHAEIAAQRRELDTIQECIKLKYTPITSLEECERKFKATEKELKEQLSAQTQKWNASEAEATQRKRENEQLKTELRALQKDVRDRSAAAEKAQQAERVLSRRTEELNRQVSDLLQKYTEAKSEKEKLAEENAKQTSEILAAQTRLQKQHVPLEQVEALKKSLNGTIEALREELRAKQRCYETEQQAVAQLQQMLENQKNASVPLAEHLQMKEAFEKEAGVIKASLREKEEESRNKTEEVSKLQAEIQSTKRALRTLETREVVDLSKYKATKSDLETQVSSLNEKLANLNRRYEEACEEALRAKKKERSAKSDKELLHFSIEQEIKDQQERCDKSLTTITELQSRIQESAKQIEAKDNKPLVGRVPRLPALRAPCQVAGVSSQVLASDLKLVGPSSHPDLRITELLNDVERLKQALGGLPQLTCADGSPSKRQSQLVDSLQHQVKCLQQQLADAARQHQEVVAIYRTHLLSAAQGHMDEDVQAALLQIIQMRQGLVC